CATCAAGGCCTCCTGCTTTGCGAGCCGTCCGACCCCCTTCCCAAGGAGGTCATCCCCCGCTTCCTCGTCCTCGACCCGGCCACCCGCCGCCGCACGCTCCTCCCGCCCCCGCGCCGCGACACGGTGCCCGATGACCGCCGCTGGCGCAGCTCAAGGTACTACGTCGGCTCCACGCTGCTCTCCCGCGCTCACCCGAGCAAGCTCTGCTTCGAGTCTGTCTGCTTCGCCATCGACGGCGGCCACCCTCGCGCCTGGGTCGCGTCCGTCGACAACGGCGACTGCAGCTGGCGCGCGCTCCCGCGGGACGAGGATGTCGTGGTCGATTTCGACCCCTGGCTGTTCGAAGGACGCTGCGTGCACGCCGCCGGGAAGATATACTGGCACATCTGCAACTCTGAGCGCGTGCTCGTGCTGGACCCTGTCACGCTCAGGTTCTCCTACCTGCCGGCGCCGCGCGCGCTGCGAATCGACGCGCTGGCTGTGTGCAAGTACCGCGTCGGGGAGACGCCGGATGGCCGGCTTTGCTTGGTCACGGACGGCCAGCAGCAGCTGCATCTCTGGGTGCGCGGGGAGGGCAGGTCGAGCGACAACGGTTGGCTTCTGGAGAGGAGGATCGTGGACTTGAGCGCGCTGTGCGACATGATTCCTGGCATGCCCAGCAACCGGATGCTCAGGACCCATTGCATCTGGCCCACCGACATGGACGCCGGTCGCACAGGGAAGGTGTTCATCAAGACCTGGGGATTTGGGCGCTACACGTACGATCTGCACACCGGCAAGATGGAGCGCCTGCCGACGCGAAGCGGCAAGGACTATGCGCACCCCGTCTTCGCCTACTC
Above is a window of Triticum dicoccoides isolate Atlit2015 ecotype Zavitan chromosome 5B, WEW_v2.0, whole genome shotgun sequence DNA encoding:
- the LOC119305460 gene encoding uncharacterized protein LOC119305460; this translates as MARKSKGKKTRTKRDPPSSTTVPPPPPVETQATAPDVSIDVLAEFDIFSILRRLCLADLLRAALACHRWRRLAASCLPRAPPLLGHFFHPTQVNPPFPLEETKDPDTPAVFAPLDASSPRLSLDFAPEAFRFHLYDSHQGLLLCEPSDPLPKEVIPRFLVLDPATRRRTLLPPPRRDTVPDDRRWRSSRYYVGSTLLSRAHPSKLCFESVCFAIDGGHPRAWVASVDNGDCSWRALPRDEDVVVDFDPWLFEGRCVHAAGKIYWHICNSERVLVLDPVTLRFSYLPAPRALRIDALAVCKYRVGETPDGRLCLVTDGQQQLHLWVRGEGRSSDNGWLLERRIVDLSALCDMIPGMPSNRMLRTHCIWPTDMDAGRTGKVFIKTWGFGRYTYDLHTGKMERLPTRSGKDYAHPVFAYSLAWPPTFLAPED